A genomic segment from Nodularia sphaerocarpa UHCC 0038 encodes:
- a CDS encoding DNA cytosine methyltransferase, whose amino-acid sequence MKTEQLVAIDLFAGAGGFSLGFEMAGFSIPLSVEIDSWACDTLRYNHPEMTVIQNDIREFNTLSSVKEICLYKPDVIIGGPPCQGFSIAGPAQKDPNDPRNTLFINFAQWISFLEPKAFVMENVKGLLSRKNSESLKVIDIIIKTFAEMGYFIELWVLNSAEYGVPQIRERVFIVGNKLGNKLGVPPKTHSLNLLNINSCQLSFGDIDLIPAIKLWDAISDLPPLNAREGQEEQPLILESQNHYQHWIRNGSKIIYNHVAMEHSQRLVERFKQIKWGQSSSDVPKEYGAKRRSGNGELSNRTYDQNNRRLNPDKPAHTIAASFYANFIHPFQHRNLTAREGARIQSFPDTYRFLGKKTVVSHKLLQRENRLSEKFLCQYNQIGNAVPPLLAKAIAVHLKEKLELCP is encoded by the coding sequence ATGAAAACAGAGCAACTTGTAGCTATTGATTTATTTGCTGGTGCTGGAGGCTTTAGTTTAGGTTTTGAGATGGCAGGTTTTTCTATACCTCTATCTGTTGAAATTGATTCTTGGGCTTGTGATACGCTGCGTTATAACCACCCAGAAATGACGGTAATTCAAAATGATATTCGTGAATTTAATACTTTAAGTAGTGTTAAAGAAATCTGTCTCTACAAGCCCGATGTTATTATTGGTGGTCCACCATGTCAAGGTTTTAGTATTGCTGGACCAGCCCAAAAAGACCCAAATGATCCAAGAAATACTTTATTTATTAACTTTGCTCAATGGATAAGTTTTCTTGAACCTAAAGCATTTGTGATGGAAAATGTGAAAGGTTTACTATCACGCAAAAACAGTGAAAGTTTGAAGGTAATAGATATTATTATCAAAACTTTTGCAGAAATGGGATATTTTATAGAATTATGGGTACTCAATTCTGCTGAATATGGTGTACCACAAATTAGAGAGCGTGTCTTTATTGTCGGAAACAAACTAGGAAATAAATTAGGTGTTCCGCCAAAAACGCACTCTCTAAATTTATTGAATATTAATAGTTGTCAATTATCATTTGGAGACATAGATTTAATTCCTGCAATTAAATTATGGGATGCTATTTCAGATTTACCTCCACTTAATGCGCGAGAAGGTCAAGAGGAACAACCCTTGATATTAGAATCTCAAAATCACTATCAGCACTGGATCAGAAATGGTAGTAAAATTATCTATAATCATGTAGCAATGGAACATTCTCAGAGGTTGGTAGAACGTTTTAAACAAATCAAATGGGGTCAATCTAGTTCAGACGTACCAAAAGAATATGGTGCTAAACGCCGTAGTGGAAATGGTGAATTATCAAATAGAACTTACGACCAAAATAACAGGCGTTTAAATCCTGATAAACCAGCCCACACCATAGCAGCTTCTTTTTATGCAAATTTTATCCATCCTTTCCAGCACCGTAATTTAACCGCTCGTGAAGGTGCGCGTATTCAATCTTTTCCTGATACTTATCGTTTTTTAGGGAAGAAAACCGTTGTATCTCATAAATTATTACAAAGGGAAAATAGATTGAGCGAGAAGTTTCTTTGTCAATACAATCAAATAGGTAATGCTGTACCACCTCTTCTTGCTAAAGCAATTGCAGTTCATCTTAAAGAGAAATTAGAACTATGTCCGTAA
- the yhdJ gene encoding adenine-specific DNA-methyltransferase, with the protein MIEHYENQEHTIFHGDAISILANHIPSESVDLIFIDPPYNIGKKFGNFHDKWESEEEYIHWSYQWLDECIRILNPNGSLYVMTSTQAMPYFDIYLRKQLTILSRIIWHYDSSGVQATKYFGSMYEPILHCVKDKNNYIFNANDIKVEAKTGARRKLIDYRKSVPTPYNTEKVPGNAWYFPRVRYRMEEYENHPSQKPESLLERIILASSHEGSLILDPFAGTFTTAAVAKRLGRKSISIELQEEYLKIGLRRVLSWQEYKGEKILSLPKNHKLKNKNGEKIDLEDLDFIQGSIFDANPRT; encoded by the coding sequence ATGATTGAACACTATGAAAATCAAGAACATACAATCTTTCATGGTGATGCTATCAGCATTTTAGCAAATCATATTCCTTCAGAATCAGTAGATTTAATTTTTATCGATCCTCCCTATAACATAGGTAAGAAATTTGGTAACTTCCATGACAAATGGGAATCTGAGGAAGAATATATCCATTGGTCATATCAATGGCTTGATGAGTGTATTCGTATATTAAATCCAAATGGTTCACTCTATGTCATGACTAGCACCCAAGCCATGCCTTATTTTGATATTTACTTGCGAAAACAATTAACTATACTCAGTCGGATAATATGGCATTACGATAGTTCTGGAGTTCAAGCGACAAAATACTTTGGTTCAATGTATGAACCTATTCTTCATTGTGTTAAAGATAAAAATAACTATATTTTTAATGCAAATGATATCAAAGTTGAAGCAAAAACAGGCGCACGACGTAAATTAATTGATTACCGAAAATCAGTCCCCACTCCCTATAATACAGAAAAAGTACCTGGGAATGCTTGGTATTTTCCCCGTGTGAGATATCGCATGGAAGAATACGAAAATCATCCTTCACAAAAACCAGAGTCATTGCTAGAAAGAATTATTTTAGCCAGTAGTCATGAAGGAAGTTTAATACTTGACCCCTTTGCTGGAACTTTTACAACTGCGGCGGTGGCTAAACGCTTAGGTAGGAAATCTATCAGTATTGAATTGCAAGAAGAATATCTAAAAATCGGTTTGAGAAGGGTTTTATCATGGCAAGAATATAAAGGAGAAAAAATTTTATCACTACCGAAAAACCATAAGTTAAAAAATAAAAATGGTGAGAAAATAGATTTAGAAGATTTAGATTTTATCCAAGGGAGTATCTTTGATGCAAATCCTAGAACATGA
- a CDS encoding dihydroorotase, whose translation MSFPQSLLIRGASIILPNGELMVGDVLTRDRQIVEVAPKISPDTTTREIDAQGLTLLPGVIDPQVHFREPGLEHKEDLFTASCACAKGGVTSFLEMPNTRPLTTTQAALDDKLQRAANKCVVNYGFFIGATPENQPDLLLAQPTPGIKVFMGSMHGQLLMDQEEALEAIFAQGDRLIAVHAEDQARINQRRQEFAGIHDPAVHSQIQDHEAALLATQRALKLSKKYQRRLHILHLSTGVEADLLRQDKPSWVTAEVTPQHLLLNTSAYETIGTLAQMNPPLRSPEDNEVLWQALRDGVIDFIATDHAPHTLEEKAQEYPNTPSGMPGVETSLAVMLTAAMDGRCTVSQVAQWMSAAVAEAYGIPNKGAIAPGYDADLVLVDLNTYRPVKREELLTKCGWSPFEGWNLTGWAVTTIVGGEIVYDQGKVNTEVRGQALTFL comes from the coding sequence ATGTCATTTCCACAAAGTTTACTGATTCGCGGCGCTAGTATTATTCTCCCTAATGGTGAGTTAATGGTGGGGGATGTGCTGACGCGCGATCGCCAAATAGTGGAAGTTGCACCAAAAATCTCCCCGGACACAACAACTAGAGAAATTGACGCACAAGGGTTAACTTTGTTGCCGGGAGTCATCGATCCGCAGGTGCATTTCCGCGAACCAGGGCTAGAACACAAGGAAGACTTGTTTACAGCTAGTTGTGCCTGTGCCAAAGGTGGTGTGACTTCCTTTTTGGAAATGCCCAACACGCGCCCCCTGACTACTACCCAGGCAGCTTTAGATGATAAGTTGCAACGCGCCGCTAATAAGTGTGTAGTTAATTATGGCTTTTTTATTGGGGCAACACCTGAGAATCAGCCAGATTTACTTTTGGCGCAGCCGACACCGGGCATTAAGGTTTTTATGGGGTCGATGCATGGTCAGTTATTAATGGATCAAGAAGAGGCACTAGAGGCTATATTTGCTCAAGGAGACCGCTTAATTGCTGTTCATGCCGAAGACCAAGCCAGAATCAATCAACGTCGCCAAGAATTTGCGGGTATTCATGATCCGGCGGTTCATTCCCAGATTCAAGATCATGAAGCGGCACTTTTGGCAACCCAACGAGCATTAAAACTTTCTAAAAAATATCAACGTCGTCTGCATATCCTACATCTATCCACAGGAGTAGAAGCTGACTTGCTGCGTCAGGATAAACCCAGTTGGGTAACAGCAGAGGTGACTCCACAGCATTTATTATTGAATACCAGTGCTTATGAAACAATTGGCACACTGGCTCAGATGAATCCACCGTTGCGATCGCCTGAAGATAATGAAGTGCTTTGGCAAGCTTTGCGCGATGGTGTAATTGATTTTATTGCTACAGATCACGCACCCCACACCTTAGAGGAAAAAGCGCAAGAATATCCCAATACTCCCTCTGGAATGCCGGGAGTAGAGACTTCCCTGGCTGTGATGTTAACTGCGGCGATGGATGGGCGGTGTACTGTGTCCCAAGTCGCTCAGTGGATGTCTGCGGCTGTGGCTGAGGCTTATGGTATACCCAATAAAGGTGCGATCGCTCCTGGTTACGATGCCGATTTAGTCCTAGTAGATTTAAACACATATCGTCCAGTCAAGCGCGAGGAACTCTTAACTAAATGTGGTTGGAGTCCTTTTGAAGGCTGGAACCTTACAGGATGGGCTGTAACAACCATTGTCGGCGGTGAAATTGTTTATGATCAAGGCAAAGTAAATACAGAAGTACGCGGACAAGCTTTAACTTTCTTGTAG
- a CDS encoding ParB N-terminal domain-containing protein, which yields MMRVQEIPLNQIKRPLPRANDPDKVQALMESIAAIGQQEPIDVLEVEGQYYGFSGCHRYEACQRLGKETIVARIRKAPLSVLKMHLA from the coding sequence ATCATGAGAGTTCAAGAAATTCCCTTGAATCAAATTAAGCGGCCGTTACCCCGTGCAAACGATCCCGATAAAGTACAAGCCTTAATGGAATCGATTGCAGCGATTGGTCAGCAAGAACCCATTGATGTCCTAGAAGTAGAGGGACAGTATTATGGCTTTTCTGGTTGTCACCGTTATGAAGCTTGTCAGCGCTTAGGTAAAGAAACAATTGTCGCCAGAATCCGTAAAGCTCCACTTAGCGTCCTCAAGATGCATTTAGCGTGA
- the lepB gene encoding signal peptidase I, protein MRNQVSEHNSSQQPDNSWLAELARTVVLSIVLALGIRTFVAEARWIPSGSMEPTLNGTPNQWEADKIIVDKLKYRFSEPQRGDIVVFSPTKTLQDEQYNDAFIKRIVALPGEKVELKDGKVYINNERLEEVKYLDSQQRTAIDVCTSGAQQAYLAQPETIPPNSYLVLGDNRNSSYDSRCWGVVPRGNIIGRAVLRFWPLNNIGGLDKPPLYP, encoded by the coding sequence ATGCGAAATCAAGTGTCTGAACACAACTCTAGTCAACAACCCGATAATTCCTGGCTCGCCGAACTAGCCAGAACAGTGGTATTAAGTATTGTGCTAGCTCTAGGCATTCGTACTTTTGTTGCTGAAGCTCGCTGGATTCCTTCTGGCTCTATGGAACCTACACTGAATGGCACTCCAAACCAGTGGGAGGCAGACAAAATAATTGTCGATAAATTGAAGTATCGGTTTTCTGAACCGCAGAGAGGAGATATTGTCGTCTTTTCGCCGACAAAAACACTACAAGACGAACAATACAACGACGCATTTATTAAACGTATCGTCGCCTTACCCGGAGAAAAAGTAGAACTCAAGGATGGCAAAGTCTATATCAATAATGAACGCCTTGAGGAAGTCAAATACCTTGACTCCCAGCAGCGCACAGCCATTGATGTTTGCACATCAGGAGCGCAACAAGCTTACTTGGCACAACCGGAAACTATACCCCCCAACTCATACTTGGTTTTAGGTGATAATCGTAACAGTAGCTACGATAGTCGCTGCTGGGGTGTTGTACCTCGTGGAAATATTATTGGTCGTGCCGTACTCCGCTTTTGGCCTCTAAATAATATTGGTGGACTTGATAAGCCACCACTATATCCATAG
- the grpE gene encoding nucleotide exchange factor GrpE yields the protein MTNDTQKLQILMQRVNISSFKGLSRDAGVSERQILRLRQGKLEQMRVDVLLKLSQVFKISLSELLETFSALPTSHSPLSSQKEIAELKTEYQRLPPALREAQSQLQLEQQREILKQEFQQSSLQLLESLLLQWPTAAQKAQENPQLAAIKIVPLVQKPLERLLQDWGIQAIAPVGAEVPYDPQMHQLMAGTAEPGETVKVRYTGYLQGDKLLYRAKVSPVEDAGEQGAGSRGDETAQYPVPSPQSPVPN from the coding sequence ATGACTAATGACACCCAGAAGTTGCAAATTTTGATGCAACGTGTAAATATTTCTAGTTTTAAAGGGTTGAGTCGTGATGCTGGTGTCTCAGAACGTCAAATTTTGCGGCTGCGACAGGGAAAGCTAGAACAGATGCGGGTGGATGTGCTGCTGAAGTTATCGCAAGTTTTCAAGATTTCATTGAGTGAATTACTGGAAACTTTTTCAGCACTCCCGACTTCCCACTCCCCACTTTCTAGCCAAAAAGAGATTGCGGAGTTAAAAACAGAGTACCAGCGATTGCCTCCGGCACTGCGCGAAGCGCAATCGCAACTGCAATTAGAACAACAGCGAGAAATATTAAAACAAGAATTCCAGCAGTCGAGTTTACAACTACTGGAATCTTTATTATTACAATGGCCGACAGCAGCCCAGAAAGCGCAAGAAAATCCCCAGTTAGCTGCTATTAAAATTGTGCCTTTGGTGCAGAAGCCCTTAGAGAGATTATTACAGGATTGGGGAATACAAGCGATCGCACCAGTAGGAGCAGAAGTACCTTATGATCCCCAAATGCACCAATTAATGGCAGGAACAGCAGAACCGGGTGAAACAGTAAAAGTACGTTACACAGGCTATCTACAAGGCGACAAGCTACTGTATCGAGCCAAAGTCAGTCCAGTGGAAGACGCAGGGGAGCAGGGAGCAGGGAGCAGGGGGGATGAAACTGCTCAATACCCAGTCCCCAGTCCCCAGTCCCCAGTCCCCAATTAA
- a CDS encoding MOSC domain-containing protein: MPYLAKTLIYPIKSLDGVEVEQSKILSSGALEFDREFALFDGQGKFVNGKNNSKIHLIRSQFDIFNRTISLQTPKEDSAQVFHLDSEQPEIAASLSDFLGFAVTLRQNPFLGFPDDTNSPGPTVISTATLTEVASWFPGLNVDDMRRRIRANIEVGGVPAFWEDQLFSQQGDIISLRVGEVHLFGVNPCQRCIVPTRNPDSGEAYPNFQKIFVQQRQATLPDWADSSYFNHFYRLGVNTRLTPSETGKFCQIGHEIDLITSQM, from the coding sequence ATGCCATACTTAGCCAAAACTTTAATCTACCCGATTAAATCACTGGATGGCGTTGAAGTTGAGCAATCAAAGATTCTGTCCAGTGGCGCGCTAGAATTTGACCGTGAGTTTGCCCTCTTTGACGGACAGGGTAAGTTTGTTAATGGCAAGAACAATAGTAAAATCCATTTAATTAGATCACAGTTTGATATTTTTAATAGAACTATCTCGCTGCAAACTCCCAAGGAGGACTCAGCACAAGTCTTTCATCTAGATTCAGAACAACCAGAAATTGCGGCAAGCCTCAGTGATTTTTTGGGGTTTGCCGTAACATTAAGGCAAAATCCTTTCCTGGGCTTTCCCGACGATACCAACTCACCAGGGCCAACAGTAATTAGTACAGCGACTTTAACAGAGGTAGCTTCCTGGTTTCCTGGTTTGAATGTTGATGATATGCGTCGCCGCATCCGTGCGAACATTGAAGTTGGTGGTGTACCAGCATTTTGGGAAGATCAGTTATTTAGTCAACAAGGCGATATAATCTCCTTGCGAGTGGGAGAAGTCCACTTATTTGGGGTCAACCCTTGTCAGCGTTGTATAGTCCCAACACGCAATCCTGACTCTGGAGAAGCTTACCCAAACTTTCAAAAAATATTTGTGCAGCAGCGACAAGCAACTTTACCAGATTGGGCGGACTCATCGTACTTTAATCATTTTTATAGATTGGGTGTAAATACACGATTAACACCATCAGAGACGGGAAAGTTTTGCCAAATTGGTCACGAAATTGACTTAATTACCTCACAAATGTAA
- the ldpA gene encoding circadian clock protein LdpA, with translation MTDLFAPLESLKAGHWFKLICGASFQHLPSVRSLTLAYTLAGADCIDVAADPAVIAAAQEALEVARHLVKDAKARGYGYQGKLPFLMVSLNDGEDPHFRKAEFNSSECPTDCPRPCETICPAQAIVFNQKDNFSGVEAQKCYGCGRCIPVCPYGKIYTKSYMSTATAIAPLVRSKVVDAVEIHTKVGHLAKFQQLWQKISPWADQLKVLAISCPDGEGMIDYLRAITEVISPLRGSLIWQTDGRPMSGDIGDGTTLATVKLGQKVLTAKLPGYVQLAGGTNSYTIVKLKAMGLLKSGEYHPQPHVSGIAYGSYARVLLSPILDQLENKEVSQTSVKAKVRLEAEPELLWPAVKLAHSLVSQIKSQQER, from the coding sequence GTGACTGATTTGTTCGCCCCTTTAGAATCTTTGAAAGCAGGACACTGGTTCAAGCTGATCTGCGGAGCCAGCTTTCAACATCTGCCTTCCGTCAGAAGTTTAACGTTAGCCTATACATTGGCAGGCGCTGACTGTATAGATGTGGCAGCTGATCCAGCAGTGATCGCAGCAGCTCAGGAAGCCTTAGAAGTAGCCAGGCATTTGGTCAAGGATGCCAAGGCGCGAGGTTATGGCTATCAAGGCAAATTACCTTTTTTGATGGTCAGCCTCAACGATGGCGAAGACCCCCATTTTCGTAAAGCTGAGTTTAACTCTAGTGAATGTCCTACCGATTGCCCTAGACCCTGTGAAACCATTTGCCCAGCCCAAGCCATCGTATTTAATCAGAAGGATAACTTTTCGGGAGTTGAAGCCCAAAAGTGCTATGGCTGTGGACGTTGCATACCCGTTTGCCCTTATGGTAAAATTTATACAAAATCATATATGTCCACTGCGACAGCGATCGCCCCATTGGTAAGGTCAAAGGTCGTAGATGCCGTAGAAATTCACACAAAAGTTGGACATTTGGCAAAATTTCAGCAATTATGGCAAAAAATTTCACCCTGGGCTGACCAACTAAAGGTATTAGCCATTAGTTGTCCCGATGGCGAGGGCATGATTGACTACCTACGTGCAATTACTGAAGTAATTTCTCCATTGCGTGGGTCCTTAATTTGGCAGACAGATGGCCGTCCTATGAGTGGTGATATTGGAGATGGCACTACTTTAGCAACGGTGAAACTAGGGCAGAAAGTTTTGACAGCTAAGTTACCGGGATATGTGCAGTTAGCAGGTGGCACTAATAGCTACACCATTGTTAAGTTAAAGGCAATGGGACTGTTAAAAAGTGGAGAGTACCATCCTCAGCCCCATGTTTCTGGAATTGCTTATGGTAGCTACGCCCGTGTACTGCTGTCACCAATTCTCGATCAGTTAGAGAATAAGGAGGTGAGTCAAACCAGTGTCAAGGCGAAAGTTCGCCTCGAAGCCGAACCCGAATTACTTTGGCCAGCAGTAAAGCTTGCCCATTCCCTGGTTTCCCAGATCAAGTCACAGCAGGAGCGCTAA
- a CDS encoding R3H domain-containing nucleic acid-binding protein: MTIKEDLQKLLDILPQDLREVLESHPQRDSLVEVVLDLGRSPEARFPNQAEYLSEIPVTQAQIDDCIQRIGTFSGDNRAGIELTLHRISAIRNRSGRIIGLTCRVGRAVFGTIGMIRDLVETGKSILMLGRPGVGKTTALREIARVLADDFHKRVVIIDTSNEIAGDGDVPHPAIGRARRMQVAKPELQHQVMIEAVENHMPEVIIIDEIGTELEALAARTIAERGVQLVGTAHGNQIENLIKNPTLSDLVGGIQAVTLGDDEARRRGSQKTVLERKAPPTFEIAVEMLERQRWVIHESVADTVDTLLRGRQPSPQTRTVDDQGKVAVTRQLSVVNGRGGQVAPREESFPPARPTNGWRSSGQMVALPPLSLERERMTGRSEFDRLLDESFNYSESIDVKTSKHAGPNGEDLPLHIYPYGVSRHQLEQVIGVLTLPVVLTKDIDTADAILALRSHVKNQAKLRQMAKARHVPIHIIKSSTIPQITRGLRRLLNIEDPDMTDDRELQLFLHSGTDDEMDALEEARLAVEQIVIPKGQPVELLPRSSQVRKMQHELVEHYRLKSDSFGEEPNRRLRIYPA, from the coding sequence ATGACGATTAAAGAAGACCTTCAAAAGTTATTAGACATTCTGCCCCAAGACCTGCGAGAAGTCCTAGAGAGTCATCCCCAACGAGATAGTTTAGTGGAAGTGGTCTTGGATCTTGGTCGTTCCCCAGAGGCTCGGTTTCCTAATCAAGCTGAGTATCTGAGCGAAATACCCGTTACTCAAGCCCAAATCGATGATTGCATTCAGCGAATCGGAACCTTTAGCGGAGATAATCGAGCCGGAATTGAACTAACTTTGCATCGCATCAGCGCTATTCGTAACCGTAGCGGTAGGATTATTGGCTTAACCTGTCGCGTAGGTCGCGCAGTATTCGGCACAATTGGCATGATCCGCGATTTAGTGGAAACTGGTAAATCAATTCTCATGCTGGGGCGGCCAGGTGTGGGTAAAACTACTGCTTTACGAGAAATTGCCCGTGTTTTGGCAGATGATTTCCATAAGCGTGTAGTAATTATTGACACCTCTAACGAAATCGCTGGGGATGGTGATGTGCCTCACCCGGCTATTGGTCGTGCAAGGCGGATGCAAGTGGCAAAACCGGAACTTCAGCATCAGGTGATGATTGAGGCGGTGGAAAACCATATGCCAGAAGTCATCATCATTGATGAAATTGGTACAGAATTAGAAGCTTTAGCGGCGCGTACCATTGCTGAACGAGGTGTGCAGTTGGTTGGTACTGCCCACGGGAACCAAATCGAAAACCTGATTAAAAACCCCACTCTTTCTGATTTAGTTGGCGGGATTCAGGCTGTGACTTTAGGGGATGACGAAGCCAGAAGGCGGGGTAGTCAAAAGACGGTTTTGGAACGCAAAGCTCCTCCCACTTTCGAGATTGCTGTGGAAATGTTGGAACGGCAACGCTGGGTAATACACGAAAGTGTGGCGGATACGGTAGATACTCTGCTCAGAGGTCGTCAGCCTAGCCCACAAACCAGAACTGTTGATGACCAAGGCAAGGTGGCTGTTACACGGCAGTTATCGGTGGTTAATGGTCGAGGTGGGCAAGTTGCCCCCAGAGAGGAATCTTTTCCACCAGCGCGACCAACTAATGGCTGGCGTTCATCGGGACAAATGGTAGCATTGCCACCTTTGTCTTTGGAACGGGAGCGGATGACTGGACGTAGTGAGTTTGACCGCTTGCTGGATGAATCCTTCAATTACTCTGAGAGTATTGATGTCAAAACCAGTAAACACGCAGGGCCAAATGGTGAAGATTTACCACTACACATTTATCCTTATGGTGTGAGTCGCCATCAATTAGAACAGGTGATTGGGGTACTAACTTTGCCTGTGGTCTTGACAAAAGACATTGATACTGCTGATGCAATTTTAGCATTGCGATCGCACGTCAAAAACCAAGCCAAGTTACGGCAAATGGCTAAAGCCCGTCATGTGCCAATTCATATCATTAAGTCCAGTACAATCCCGCAGATTACCCGTGGTTTGCGGCGGTTGCTGAACATTGAAGATCCGGACATGACCGATGACCGGGAACTGCAATTGTTTCTGCACAGTGGCACAGATGACGAAATGGATGCCCTAGAAGAAGCCAGACTGGCTGTAGAGCAGATTGTAATTCCCAAAGGTCAGCCAGTGGAGTTATTACCCCGTTCTTCCCAGGTACGCAAAATGCAGCATGAGTTGGTAGAACACTATCGACTCAAGTCTGATAGTTTTGGCGAAGAACCAAATCGGCGTTTGCGGATTTATCCAGCTTAA
- a CDS encoding Dps family protein encodes MSPQATAKNVNIGIDDASRAKIAEGLSRLLADTYTLYLKTHNFHWNVTGPMFQTLHLMFETQYTELALAVDLIAERIRALGHPAPGTYSEYAKLSSIPETPGVPKAKEMISLLVEGQEAVVRTARSIFPLLEEVNDEPTADLLTQRMQVHEKTAWMLRSLLEE; translated from the coding sequence ATGTCACCTCAAGCAACAGCCAAAAATGTAAATATCGGTATTGACGATGCAAGTAGGGCTAAAATTGCCGAGGGGCTGTCTCGCCTATTGGCTGACACCTATACACTGTATCTAAAAACTCATAACTTTCATTGGAACGTTACAGGGCCGATGTTCCAAACCTTACATTTAATGTTTGAGACCCAGTATACAGAATTAGCCTTAGCCGTTGATTTGATTGCTGAAAGAATCAGAGCATTGGGACACCCAGCGCCAGGAACCTACAGCGAATATGCGAAACTGAGTTCAATTCCAGAAACTCCAGGAGTACCGAAAGCTAAAGAAATGATTAGCTTGCTGGTGGAAGGACAAGAAGCGGTAGTCAGAACTGCACGTTCTATTTTTCCTCTATTGGAAGAAGTCAACGACGAACCCACCGCCGATTTATTAACTCAACGGATGCAAGTCCATGAAAAAACCGCTTGGATGTTGAGAAGTTTATTGGAAGAATAA
- a CDS encoding Bpu10I family restriction endonuclease yields MSVTERNPLVHGSNLEQKENHRKKYRDAESKKYLQEIRVQYNKWHLANVQLVGPTSIPTDEDDAIINQRVELLSTYKDFLDQQHYAEKFDSRSNLHSSVLEEFLYYLFRDLAKDFGKNALIGKSHTFKDIFFVPPKYAEMLKRPYARIEKKDHDFVIGATIEASFEAVTPPEEEENPGETITILKEEPENYSEVTITGNTETHIFDIPVIVIECKTYLDKTMLEGSSRAAEDLKARNPNSLYIVLMEWIKLTSDVNLRKYKVDQIYVLRQQKNTDREFRYEETYVKNQINPTVVKHLFHKVRKHLIMDWTGGIEYGIKRGWLIEE; encoded by the coding sequence ATGTCCGTAACTGAGAGAAACCCTTTAGTTCACGGTTCCAATCTGGAACAAAAGGAGAATCACCGCAAAAAATATAGAGATGCTGAAAGTAAAAAATATCTCCAAGAAATTAGAGTTCAATATAATAAATGGCATTTAGCTAATGTTCAATTAGTAGGACCAACATCAATACCTACTGATGAAGATGATGCAATTATTAACCAACGAGTAGAACTTTTGTCAACATATAAGGATTTTTTAGATCAACAACATTACGCTGAGAAGTTTGACTCTCGCTCAAATCTTCACTCCAGTGTATTGGAAGAATTTCTGTATTATTTATTTCGAGATTTAGCAAAAGATTTTGGAAAAAATGCTCTGATTGGAAAATCTCATACTTTCAAAGATATTTTCTTTGTTCCTCCAAAATATGCTGAGATGCTTAAACGTCCTTATGCACGTATTGAAAAGAAAGACCATGATTTTGTGATTGGTGCAACTATTGAAGCATCATTTGAAGCAGTTACACCACCGGAAGAAGAAGAAAATCCTGGGGAAACGATTACAATTCTGAAAGAAGAACCAGAAAACTACTCAGAAGTTACAATCACAGGTAATACGGAAACTCATATTTTTGATATTCCAGTTATTGTTATTGAATGTAAAACATATCTGGATAAAACTATGCTGGAAGGTTCATCACGAGCCGCAGAGGACTTAAAAGCAAGAAATCCCAATAGTTTGTACATTGTACTGATGGAGTGGATCAAGTTAACCAGTGATGTCAATCTTCGGAAGTACAAAGTTGATCAGATTTATGTACTACGCCAGCAAAAAAACACCGACCGAGAATTTAGGTACGAAGAAACTTATGTGAAAAATCAAATTAATCCAACTGTTGTTAAACATTTATTTCATAAAGTGCGAAAGCATTTAATAATGGATTGGACTGGAGGAATTGAATATGGGATAAAGCGCGGTTGGTTAATTGAAGAATAA